One Burkholderia cepacia genomic window carries:
- a CDS encoding TetR/AcrR family transcriptional regulator translates to MTSIADDPGRRARKRIQMLAHLAATGARLFDAHGYDAVTMEQIAAQADVAKRTLYNHFATKEAVLAHWLEAELARDLAHLQRDVARRKTFASRIGCVLDASAAWCEQHPAYLLAYLRHRFLSIGVAEAESGSDIAFVWKQLIVAGQQSGELNRTLRADQLATWFHHLYLAAMLRWLTVPGLSLKREFQAVARLFVEGAKA, encoded by the coding sequence ATGACCTCCATCGCCGACGATCCGGGCCGCCGCGCGCGCAAGCGCATCCAGATGCTCGCGCACCTCGCCGCCACCGGCGCACGCCTGTTCGACGCGCACGGCTACGATGCGGTCACGATGGAGCAGATCGCCGCGCAGGCCGATGTCGCGAAGCGCACGCTGTACAACCACTTTGCAACGAAGGAAGCCGTGCTCGCGCACTGGCTCGAAGCTGAACTCGCGCGCGATCTCGCCCATCTGCAGCGCGACGTCGCACGGCGCAAGACGTTCGCGTCGCGCATCGGCTGCGTGCTCGATGCATCGGCAGCGTGGTGCGAGCAGCATCCCGCGTACCTGCTCGCGTATCTGCGCCATCGCTTCCTGAGCATCGGCGTAGCGGAAGCGGAAAGCGGCAGCGACATCGCGTTCGTCTGGAAACAGCTGATCGTCGCCGGGCAGCAATCCGGCGAACTGAACCGCACGCTGCGGGCCGACCAGCTCGCGACGTGGTTCCATCACCTGTATCTCGCGGCGATGCTGCGCTGGCTGACCGTGCCAGGGCTGTCGCTGAAACGGGAGTTCCAGGCGGTCGCCCGGCTGTTCGTCGAAGGGGCGAAGGCGTAA
- a CDS encoding glycosyltransferase yields the protein MKLVIATYGTEGDTRPLAALGRALIDAGHDVRLLADAATLGSAVLLGVPSAPLSGDIRRALAPGEALSDAVRGRGGFNDTSKALAAIANANTAAWMRQVADASAGCDAILVSGLVSFVGLSVAEYRGVPAIGAGMIPITPTAEFASPFLPPGKVPRWLNRASHRFVNALLWQAFRQSTNAARASVCGLPPRRRVWTDHPMLYGVSPSLLSGPTDWPDNACACGQWSVDDPAWTPPPALDAFLAAGEPPVYVGFGSMAGFDRASLTDALVTALAGRRALFHPGWSGIDASALPKHVFVVGDTPHRWLFPRTSMAIHHGGSGTTHSAARAGIPSVVVPFAGDQFFWANRLQRLGVAGAPVAGRRLRAAELARGIAFAQRDDVKARAAELGRRIAQEHGLRRAVAAIERWGASGRAQARVRNAR from the coding sequence ATGAAGCTCGTCATCGCCACCTACGGCACCGAAGGCGACACGCGCCCGCTCGCGGCGCTCGGCCGTGCGCTGATCGATGCCGGCCATGACGTCAGGCTGCTGGCCGACGCGGCGACGCTCGGGTCGGCCGTCCTGCTCGGCGTGCCGTCGGCGCCGTTGTCCGGCGATATCCGCCGCGCGCTCGCACCGGGCGAAGCGCTGTCGGACGCGGTGCGCGGGCGCGGCGGCTTCAACGACACGTCGAAGGCGCTCGCGGCGATCGCCAATGCGAACACGGCCGCGTGGATGCGGCAGGTCGCGGATGCGTCGGCCGGATGCGATGCGATCCTCGTCTCGGGGCTCGTATCGTTCGTCGGCTTGTCGGTTGCCGAGTATCGCGGCGTGCCGGCGATCGGCGCCGGCATGATCCCGATTACGCCCACCGCGGAATTCGCATCGCCGTTCCTGCCGCCGGGGAAGGTGCCGCGCTGGCTGAACCGCGCGAGCCACCGGTTCGTGAACGCGCTGTTGTGGCAGGCGTTCAGGCAGTCGACGAACGCGGCGCGCGCGAGCGTGTGCGGGTTGCCGCCGCGCAGGCGGGTGTGGACCGATCATCCGATGCTGTACGGCGTATCGCCGTCACTGCTGTCGGGCCCGACCGACTGGCCGGACAACGCGTGCGCGTGCGGGCAATGGAGCGTCGACGATCCGGCGTGGACGCCGCCGCCGGCGCTCGACGCGTTTCTCGCCGCGGGCGAGCCGCCGGTCTACGTCGGCTTCGGCAGCATGGCCGGCTTCGATCGCGCGTCGCTGACGGATGCGCTGGTGACGGCGCTCGCCGGCCGGCGTGCGCTGTTCCATCCGGGCTGGAGCGGTATCGACGCGTCCGCGCTGCCGAAGCACGTGTTCGTCGTCGGCGACACGCCGCATCGCTGGCTGTTTCCGCGCACGTCGATGGCGATCCATCATGGCGGGTCGGGCACCACGCATTCGGCTGCGCGGGCCGGCATTCCGTCGGTCGTCGTGCCGTTCGCGGGCGACCAGTTCTTCTGGGCGAACCGGCTGCAGCGGCTCGGCGTGGCCGGCGCGCCGGTGGCGGGCAGGCGGCTGCGGGCCGCCGAGCTTGCGCGCGGCATCGCGTTTGCGCAGCGCGACGACGTGAAGGCGCGCGCCGCCGAACTGGGGCGGCGCATCGCGCAAGAGCACGGGTTGCGGCGGGCGGTCGCCGCGATCGAGCGATGGGGCGCGAGCGGGCGGGCGCAGGCCCGCGTCAGAAATGCCCGGTGA
- the hutC gene encoding histidine utilization repressor, whose protein sequence is MTTPIYQEIKDFILARIHAGEWAEGDQVPSENELAREFNVARMTVNRALRELTAEQVLTRTRGSGTYVASPKYESTLVAIRSISDEVAARGHGYRAQVLLVGAAVADAKLADELQLDAGSPIFHSRVLHFENDTPVQLEERWVNPACAPEYALQDFTTTTPNQYLTRVAPLQRVEYRIEAAMPDAETCRHLTMDDREPCLLLHRRTWSQGMVASVANLWHPGSRYRFTGHF, encoded by the coding sequence ATGACCACACCGATCTATCAGGAAATCAAGGACTTCATCCTCGCGCGCATTCATGCCGGTGAATGGGCGGAAGGCGACCAGGTGCCGTCGGAAAATGAACTCGCGCGCGAATTCAACGTCGCGCGGATGACCGTGAACCGCGCACTGCGGGAACTGACCGCCGAGCAGGTGCTCACGCGCACGCGCGGCTCCGGCACGTACGTCGCGTCGCCGAAGTACGAATCGACGCTCGTCGCGATCCGCAGCATCTCGGACGAAGTCGCCGCGCGCGGCCACGGCTATCGCGCGCAGGTGCTGCTGGTCGGCGCGGCCGTCGCCGACGCGAAGCTCGCCGACGAACTGCAGCTCGACGCGGGCAGCCCGATCTTCCATTCGCGCGTGCTGCACTTCGAGAACGACACGCCCGTGCAGCTCGAGGAACGCTGGGTCAATCCGGCCTGCGCGCCCGAATACGCGCTGCAGGACTTCACGACGACGACGCCGAACCAGTACCTGACGCGCGTCGCACCGCTGCAGCGCGTCGAATACCGGATCGAGGCCGCGATGCCCGACGCCGAAACATGCCGCCACCTGACGATGGACGACCGCGAGCCGTGCCTGCTGCTGCATCGGCGCACGTGGTCGCAAGGGATGGTCGCGTCGGTCGCCAATCTGTGGCACCCGGGCAGCCGCTATCGCTTCACCGGGCATTTCTGA
- a CDS encoding porin produces the protein MKKEVVGALAVAVFSVTAHAQSSVTLYGMLDAGIVHTNNQSGKSAWQQGSGLLSNTVFGLSGNEDLGGGLHALFRLENGFNLNNGTQSYRNTMFGRRAYVGLQSDRYGALTLGRQYDAVVDYLGPLAMANNGDGNNLASHPFDNDNVDDSFYIDNAVKYTSPTLAGWQFGGLYGFSNTAGGFANNRAYSAGVSYANGPVSLGAAYLQLNRGGLTAGGALSTNDNANFPSARQRVMGAGGSYAFDRLTVGALWTHSMFDETAASSLPGALNALRFDNFEVNARYTLTPAVSFAGAYTFTDGRYDDATGSHRPKWHQVTLMADYALSKRTDVYAETVYQHQFGVPSGATLGFAGINGLGASSTNTQVVATVGIRHRF, from the coding sequence ATGAAAAAAGAAGTCGTCGGCGCCCTCGCGGTCGCCGTATTCAGCGTCACCGCACACGCACAAAGCAGCGTCACGCTCTACGGGATGCTGGATGCGGGCATCGTCCATACGAACAACCAGTCGGGTAAAAGCGCGTGGCAGCAAGGCAGCGGCCTGCTGTCGAATACGGTCTTCGGCCTGAGCGGCAACGAGGATCTCGGCGGCGGCCTGCATGCGCTGTTCCGCCTCGAGAACGGCTTCAACCTGAACAACGGCACGCAGTCCTACCGGAACACGATGTTCGGCCGCCGCGCGTACGTCGGCCTGCAGAGCGACCGATACGGCGCGCTGACGCTCGGCCGTCAATACGATGCCGTGGTCGACTACCTCGGCCCGCTCGCGATGGCGAACAACGGCGACGGCAACAATCTCGCGTCGCATCCGTTCGACAACGACAACGTCGACGATTCGTTCTACATCGACAATGCGGTGAAATACACGAGCCCGACGCTCGCCGGCTGGCAGTTCGGCGGCCTGTACGGGTTCAGCAACACGGCCGGCGGCTTCGCGAACAACCGCGCGTACAGCGCGGGCGTGTCGTATGCGAACGGGCCGGTCAGCCTCGGCGCCGCGTACCTGCAGCTCAACCGCGGCGGGCTGACGGCCGGCGGTGCATTGTCGACCAACGACAACGCGAACTTTCCGTCGGCCCGCCAGCGCGTGATGGGCGCGGGCGGCAGCTACGCATTCGACCGGCTGACGGTCGGCGCGCTGTGGACGCACTCGATGTTCGATGAAACGGCCGCGTCGTCGCTGCCCGGCGCGCTGAACGCGCTGCGCTTCGACAACTTCGAGGTCAACGCGCGCTACACGCTGACGCCGGCCGTCTCGTTCGCGGGCGCCTATACGTTCACCGACGGCCGCTACGACGACGCCACCGGCAGCCACCGGCCGAAATGGCATCAGGTGACGCTGATGGCCGACTACGCGCTGAGCAAGCGCACCGACGTGTATGCGGAAACCGTCTACCAGCACCAGTTCGGCGTGCCGTCGGGCGCGACGCTCGGCTTCGCGGGCATCAACGGGCTGGGCGCGTCGTCGACGAACACGCAGGTGGTGGCGACGGTCGGCATCCGGCATCGGTTCTGA
- the kdpF gene encoding K(+)-transporting ATPase subunit F — MLWISGGISVALFIYLFHALIKPERY; from the coding sequence ATGTTGTGGATTTCGGGGGGCATTTCGGTCGCGCTCTTTATCTATCTGTTTCATGCATTGATCAAACCCGAGCGGTATTGA
- the kdpA gene encoding potassium-transporting ATPase subunit KdpA, which yields MFNNLIQFAIVLAIMLALVPVVGKWLAHAFTSPRHAWAEQRTYALLGVDPAETMSWQRYGMVLLLSNAGMMLLGYLLLRIQDTLPFDALQRAAQSPDLAFNTAASFVTNTNWQAYAGESSLSNFSQMAVITFLMVVSAATGVAAAGGFIRGLSRKSAADIGNYWVDFTRVTYRVLLPLSFAMALVYVWQGMPQTLASDAWATTLEGARQQILTGPVASLESIKHIGTNGGGFFSMNAAHPFENPTPLTNTLHMLSMLLIPSALTCTLGTMIGRRRQGWVILGAFVVMFVGFLAVIYSAEQHGNPLVAGLGVDQQMSAAQPGGNMEGKEMRFGIAQTSLFATVTTAATTGSVDAMHDSLTPLGGLVPIAQMMLNNVFGGDGVGLINLFTFAILTVFLVGMMIGRTPEFLGKKIEAREMKLVMIAVLAHPFSILGFTALAAMLHSTMDSLANLGPHGFSEVLYAYTSGTANNGSAFAGLNANTPFFNTTIGFAMLIGRYLTLLPMLAVAGSLAAKKNVPESAGTLSTSTGLFAGLLVFVILVVGGLTFLPALALGPVVEHLLMSGGQLF from the coding sequence ATGTTCAACAATCTCATTCAATTCGCGATCGTTCTCGCGATCATGCTGGCGCTGGTGCCCGTCGTCGGGAAATGGCTCGCGCACGCCTTCACGAGCCCGCGCCACGCGTGGGCCGAGCAGCGCACTTACGCGCTGCTGGGCGTCGACCCGGCCGAGACGATGTCGTGGCAGCGCTACGGCATGGTGCTGCTGCTCAGCAATGCCGGGATGATGCTGCTCGGCTACCTGCTGCTGCGCATCCAGGACACGCTGCCGTTCGATGCGCTGCAGCGCGCCGCGCAAAGCCCCGACCTGGCGTTCAACACCGCCGCGTCGTTCGTCACGAACACGAACTGGCAGGCGTATGCGGGCGAGAGCAGCCTGTCGAACTTCTCGCAGATGGCCGTCATCACGTTCCTGATGGTGGTCAGCGCGGCGACCGGCGTCGCGGCCGCGGGCGGCTTCATCCGCGGGCTGAGCCGCAAGAGCGCGGCGGACATCGGCAACTACTGGGTCGACTTCACGCGCGTGACCTATCGCGTGCTGCTGCCGCTCAGCTTCGCGATGGCGCTCGTATACGTGTGGCAGGGCATGCCGCAGACACTCGCATCGGATGCATGGGCGACCACGCTCGAAGGCGCGCGCCAGCAGATCCTGACGGGGCCGGTTGCCAGCCTCGAATCGATCAAGCACATCGGCACGAACGGCGGCGGCTTCTTCAGCATGAACGCCGCGCATCCGTTCGAGAACCCGACGCCGCTCACCAACACGCTGCACATGCTGTCGATGCTGCTGATTCCGTCCGCGCTGACCTGCACGCTCGGCACGATGATCGGCCGGCGCCGCCAGGGCTGGGTGATCCTCGGTGCATTCGTCGTGATGTTCGTCGGCTTCCTGGCCGTGATCTATTCGGCCGAACAGCACGGCAATCCGCTCGTGGCGGGGCTCGGTGTCGACCAGCAGATGAGCGCCGCGCAGCCGGGCGGCAACATGGAAGGCAAGGAGATGCGCTTCGGCATCGCGCAGACGAGCCTGTTCGCGACCGTCACGACCGCCGCGACGACCGGCTCGGTGGACGCGATGCACGACTCGCTGACGCCGCTCGGCGGCCTCGTGCCGATCGCGCAGATGATGCTGAACAACGTGTTCGGCGGCGACGGCGTCGGGCTGATCAACCTGTTCACGTTCGCGATCCTCACGGTGTTCCTGGTCGGGATGATGATCGGGCGCACGCCGGAATTCCTCGGCAAGAAGATCGAGGCGCGCGAGATGAAGCTCGTGATGATCGCGGTGCTTGCGCATCCGTTCAGCATCCTCGGCTTCACCGCGCTGGCCGCGATGCTGCACTCGACGATGGACAGCCTCGCGAACCTCGGCCCGCACGGCTTCAGCGAAGTGCTGTACGCGTACACGTCGGGCACCGCCAACAACGGCTCCGCGTTCGCGGGCCTGAACGCGAACACGCCGTTCTTCAACACGACGATCGGCTTCGCGATGCTGATCGGCCGCTACCTGACGCTGCTGCCGATGCTCGCGGTCGCGGGCAGCCTCGCCGCGAAGAAGAACGTACCGGAAAGCGCGGGCACGCTGTCGACGTCGACGGGCCTGTTCGCCGGCCTGCTGGTCTTCGTGATCCTGGTCGTCGGCGGCCTCACGTTCCTGCCCGCGCTCGCGCTCGGCCCGGTCGTCGAGCACCTGCTGATGTCGGGCGGCCAACTGTTCTGA
- the kdpC gene encoding potassium-transporting ATPase subunit KdpC, producing the protein MSRSNRHAAPAAAPVSGSSFMAAAGGLVRPVIASSALFMLVTGIGYPLLTTGVANVLFPSQARGSLVARDGTTVGSTVIGQSFARPEYFHPRPSATVGTDPADPSKTVDQPYNAAGSGASNQGATSRKLLADIAQRVRAYRQENALAAGTPVPVDAVTASASGLDPEISIANARLQAARVAKARGVAPDQVTALVERVAAPRQLGVLGEPRVRVLDLNMALDRALGKAAGAR; encoded by the coding sequence ATGTCTCGAAGCAATCGCCACGCGGCGCCGGCCGCCGCGCCGGTCTCCGGATCGTCGTTCATGGCCGCCGCCGGCGGCCTCGTGCGGCCCGTGATCGCATCGTCGGCGCTGTTCATGCTCGTCACGGGCATTGGGTATCCGCTGCTCACGACGGGCGTCGCGAACGTGCTGTTCCCGTCGCAGGCGCGCGGCAGTCTCGTGGCGCGCGACGGCACGACGGTCGGCTCGACGGTGATCGGGCAGTCGTTCGCGCGCCCGGAATACTTCCATCCGCGCCCGAGCGCCACGGTCGGCACGGACCCGGCCGATCCGTCGAAGACGGTCGACCAGCCGTACAACGCGGCCGGCAGCGGCGCCAGCAACCAGGGGGCAACCAGCAGGAAGCTGCTTGCGGACATCGCGCAGCGGGTGCGCGCGTACCGGCAGGAGAACGCGCTCGCCGCCGGCACGCCGGTGCCGGTCGACGCGGTGACGGCGTCCGCGTCCGGGCTCGATCCGGAAATCTCGATCGCGAATGCGCGGCTGCAGGCCGCGCGGGTCGCGAAAGCGCGCGGCGTCGCGCCCGACCAGGTGACGGCGCTCGTCGAGCGGGTCGCCGCGCCGCGCCAGCTCGGCGTGCTCGGCGAACCGCGCGTGCGCGTGCTCGACCTGAACATGGCGCTCGACCGCGCGCTCGGCAAAGCGGCCGGCGCGCGCTAA
- the kdpB gene encoding potassium-transporting ATPase subunit KdpB: MSHIETPINQAAAPIGGIAPMRRTLVLREAFRKLAPRVQLKNPVMFVVYLGSIVTTVLWLQALSGTGDAPAGFIFAVACWLWFTVLFANAAEALAEGRGKAQADALRAARKRVYAKVLDEPKRYGATTHRVPSDELAAGSIVLVEAGDTIPADGEVIDGVASVDESAITGESAPVIRESGGDFSSVTGGTRVLSDWIIVKITAQPGEAFLDRMIAMVEGAKRGKTPNEVALTILLVALTIIFLLVCATLLPFSQFSVLLNASGSAVSLTVLIALLVCLIPTTIGALLSAIGIAGMSRMMRANVLATSGRAIEAAGDVDVLLLDKTGTITLGNREAVQFRPAPGVDERALAEAAQLSSLADETPEGRSIVALAKQRFSLESKTVDGGIAVPFSARTRMSGLDIGERQVRKGAASAIRAHVDALGGAFPQAVETAVNDIARRGGTPLVVADGARVLGAIELKDIVKHGIAARFAELRKVGVKTVMITGDNRLTAAAIAAEAGVDDYLAEATPEDKLRLIREHQAKGHLVAMTGDGTNDAPALAQADVAVAMHSGTQAAKEAANMVDLDSNPTKLMQVVEVGKQMIMTRGALTTFSVANDLAKYFAIIPAAFVATYPALGALNVMGLHSPTSAILSAVIFNALIIVALIPLALKGVTYRAEPAGKLLGRNLLIYGVGGVVAPFIGIKLIDMLLTPFV, encoded by the coding sequence ATGTCCCATATCGAAACCCCGATCAACCAGGCGGCCGCCCCGATCGGCGGCATTGCGCCGATGCGCCGGACCTTGGTGCTGCGCGAGGCGTTCCGCAAGCTCGCGCCGCGCGTGCAGTTGAAGAACCCGGTGATGTTCGTCGTCTATCTCGGCAGCATCGTCACGACCGTGCTGTGGCTGCAGGCACTGAGCGGCACGGGCGATGCGCCGGCCGGCTTCATCTTCGCGGTCGCGTGCTGGCTGTGGTTTACCGTGCTGTTCGCGAACGCGGCCGAGGCGCTGGCCGAAGGGCGTGGCAAGGCGCAGGCCGATGCGCTGCGCGCGGCGCGCAAGCGCGTGTACGCGAAGGTGCTCGACGAGCCGAAGCGCTACGGCGCAACGACTCATCGCGTGCCGAGCGACGAACTCGCCGCCGGCAGCATCGTGCTCGTCGAGGCCGGCGACACGATCCCCGCCGACGGCGAAGTGATCGACGGCGTCGCGTCGGTCGACGAATCGGCGATCACCGGCGAATCCGCGCCGGTGATCCGCGAGTCGGGAGGCGATTTCTCGTCGGTGACGGGCGGCACGCGCGTGCTGTCCGACTGGATCATCGTGAAGATCACCGCGCAGCCGGGCGAGGCCTTTCTCGACCGGATGATCGCGATGGTCGAAGGCGCGAAGCGCGGCAAGACGCCGAACGAGGTCGCGCTGACGATCCTGCTCGTCGCGTTGACGATCATCTTCCTGCTCGTGTGCGCGACGCTGCTGCCGTTCTCGCAGTTCAGCGTGCTGCTGAACGCGTCGGGCTCGGCGGTGAGCCTGACCGTGTTGATCGCGCTGCTCGTCTGCCTGATCCCGACGACGATCGGCGCGCTGCTGTCGGCGATCGGCATCGCGGGGATGAGCCGCATGATGCGCGCGAACGTGCTCGCGACGTCGGGCCGCGCGATCGAGGCGGCAGGCGACGTCGACGTGCTGCTGCTCGACAAGACCGGCACGATCACGCTCGGCAACCGCGAGGCCGTGCAGTTCAGGCCGGCGCCGGGCGTGGACGAGCGTGCGCTGGCCGAGGCCGCGCAACTGTCGTCGCTCGCCGACGAGACGCCCGAAGGGCGCTCGATCGTCGCGCTCGCGAAACAGCGGTTCTCGCTGGAGAGCAAGACGGTCGACGGCGGCATCGCGGTGCCGTTCAGCGCGCGCACGCGGATGAGCGGCCTCGATATCGGCGAGCGGCAGGTGCGCAAGGGCGCGGCGTCGGCGATCCGCGCGCACGTCGATGCGCTCGGCGGCGCGTTTCCGCAGGCGGTCGAGACGGCCGTCAACGACATCGCGCGGCGCGGCGGCACGCCGCTCGTCGTCGCCGACGGCGCCCGCGTGCTCGGCGCGATCGAGCTGAAGGACATCGTCAAGCACGGGATCGCCGCGCGCTTCGCCGAGTTGCGCAAGGTCGGCGTGAAGACCGTGATGATCACCGGCGACAACCGGCTCACCGCGGCCGCGATCGCGGCGGAAGCCGGCGTCGACGACTACCTGGCCGAAGCGACGCCCGAGGACAAGCTGCGGCTGATCCGCGAGCACCAGGCGAAGGGCCATCTCGTCGCGATGACGGGCGACGGCACCAACGACGCGCCCGCACTCGCGCAGGCCGACGTGGCCGTCGCGATGCACAGCGGCACGCAGGCGGCGAAGGAAGCGGCCAACATGGTCGACCTCGACAGCAACCCGACGAAGCTGATGCAGGTGGTTGAGGTCGGCAAGCAGATGATCATGACGCGCGGCGCGCTGACCACGTTCAGCGTCGCCAACGATCTCGCGAAGTATTTCGCGATCATCCCGGCCGCGTTCGTCGCGACCTATCCGGCGCTCGGCGCGCTGAACGTGATGGGGCTGCACAGCCCGACGTCGGCGATCCTGTCGGCGGTGATCTTCAATGCGCTGATCATCGTCGCGCTGATTCCGCTCGCGCTGAAGGGCGTGACGTATCGCGCGGAGCCGGCCGGGAAGCTGCTGGGTCGCAACCTGCTGATCTACGGCGTGGGCGGAGTCGTCGCACCGTTCATCGGCATCAAGCTGATCGACATGCTGTTGACGCCGTTCGTCTGA
- a CDS encoding DUF4118 domain-containing protein, which yields MNVNETQRHTNRLREIAAREPARQGPGRWRTILDACAGGAARLAWADPGGGPARPDSGTRAHVRTRLHDRASPYYAPLAWATVICGSATVVASALLRVFDLSNVVMLFLMTVVLIALRLGRLAGAWAAFVCVGCFDFFFVEPRLSFAVSDTQYVFTFALMLAVALAIGQLAARLRAEARAARANEKRSAALARVAHDLSAAIETEQIASICTGTIAPLLGVRVALVLPDADDRLRIARDAWFVDPSAARWTYDRAQAAGRGTPTLDGAVALYLPLKAPMRVRGVLVLFGDAQPIPTSPDDRRLIDALCSSIAMALERVHYVGVAQHTLVRIEGERLRNALLAAVSHDLKTPLTAIRGLAETLERPERLADGQPAALAHGIRNQAEALHGLVVNLLDLARMQSEGVRLNREWHMLDEIVGSALAHSAGVLAGRDVSADLPADLPLIDVDALLIERVLMNLLDNAAKYAGADAAVAVRARVFGETLYVFVEDDGPGFVARNTEPLFEPFERERKESSISGVGLGLALCRSIVNAHGGSIRAVPLDPHGARFEIRLPLGAPPDIEHESRT from the coding sequence ATGAACGTGAACGAAACGCAACGACACACGAACCGCCTGCGTGAGATCGCCGCCCGGGAGCCGGCGCGACAGGGCCCCGGCCGATGGCGGACGATCCTCGACGCCTGCGCGGGCGGCGCGGCCCGGCTCGCGTGGGCCGACCCGGGCGGCGGGCCGGCCCGGCCCGACAGCGGCACGCGCGCGCACGTGCGAACGCGCCTGCACGATCGCGCTTCGCCTTATTACGCGCCGCTCGCGTGGGCCACCGTCATCTGCGGGTCGGCGACCGTCGTGGCGAGCGCGCTGCTGCGCGTGTTCGACCTGTCGAACGTCGTGATGCTGTTCCTGATGACCGTCGTGCTGATCGCGCTGCGGCTCGGCCGGCTGGCCGGCGCGTGGGCCGCGTTCGTCTGCGTCGGCTGCTTCGACTTCTTCTTCGTCGAGCCGAGGCTCTCGTTCGCGGTGTCCGATACGCAGTACGTGTTCACGTTCGCGTTGATGCTGGCGGTCGCGCTCGCGATCGGCCAGCTCGCGGCGCGCCTGCGCGCGGAGGCGCGGGCCGCGCGCGCGAACGAGAAACGCTCGGCCGCGCTCGCGCGCGTCGCGCACGACCTGTCGGCGGCGATCGAAACCGAACAGATCGCATCGATCTGCACCGGCACGATCGCGCCGCTGCTCGGCGTGCGCGTCGCGCTCGTGCTGCCCGACGCGGACGACCGGCTTCGGATCGCGCGCGACGCGTGGTTCGTCGATCCGTCGGCGGCCCGCTGGACCTACGATCGCGCGCAGGCCGCCGGACGCGGCACGCCGACGCTCGACGGTGCGGTGGCGCTCTACCTGCCGCTGAAGGCGCCGATGCGCGTGCGCGGCGTGCTCGTGCTGTTCGGCGACGCGCAGCCGATCCCGACGTCCCCGGACGACCGGCGCCTGATCGACGCGCTGTGCTCGTCGATCGCGATGGCGCTCGAACGCGTGCACTACGTCGGCGTCGCGCAGCACACGCTGGTCCGGATCGAAGGCGAGCGGCTGCGCAATGCGCTGCTCGCCGCCGTGTCGCACGACCTGAAGACGCCGCTGACCGCGATCCGCGGGCTCGCCGAGACGCTGGAGCGGCCCGAGCGGCTGGCCGACGGGCAGCCGGCCGCGCTCGCGCACGGCATCCGCAACCAGGCCGAGGCGCTGCACGGGCTCGTCGTGAACCTGCTCGATCTCGCGCGCATGCAGAGCGAGGGCGTGCGGCTCAATCGCGAGTGGCACATGCTCGACGAGATCGTCGGCAGCGCGCTCGCGCATTCGGCCGGCGTGCTGGCCGGCCGCGACGTGAGCGCCGACCTGCCGGCCGACCTGCCGTTGATCGACGTCGACGCGCTGCTGATCGAGCGCGTGCTGATGAACCTGCTCGACAACGCGGCGAAGTACGCGGGCGCGGATGCGGCCGTGGCGGTGCGCGCACGCGTGTTCGGCGAAACGCTGTACGTGTTCGTCGAGGACGACGGGCCCGGTTTCGTCGCGCGCAATACCGAGCCGCTGTTCGAGCCGTTCGAGCGCGAACGCAAGGAATCGTCGATCAGCGGCGTGGGGCTCGGGCTTGCGCTGTGCCGCAGCATCGTCAACGCGCACGGCGGCTCGATCCGCGCGGTGCCGCTCGATCCGCACGGCGCGCGGTTCGAGATTCGCCTGCCACTGGGTGCGCCGCCCGACATCGAACACGAGAGCCGGACATGA
- a CDS encoding response regulator produces MIRSRVLIVEDESDIRRFVRMALEHEGLDTCEASTAREARMYASSSKPDLVIVDLGLPDDDGKTFIRELREWSTVPVIVLSARQQEVEKVAALDAGADDYLPKPFGVPELLARARAQLRRAAFVSADGQSSSIVRFGDVTVDLGKHEVARGGEPVHLTRLEFRLLAALIRARGGVIAARQLLAEVWGIHDAERAHYVRVYMTNLRQKLEETPATPRYLLTELQFGYRLVGLEAVGAAPHAV; encoded by the coding sequence ATGATCAGATCGCGCGTACTCATCGTCGAGGACGAATCGGACATCCGCCGTTTCGTGCGGATGGCACTGGAACACGAGGGGCTCGACACCTGCGAGGCGTCGACGGCCCGCGAGGCGCGGATGTACGCGTCGAGCAGCAAGCCCGATCTCGTGATCGTCGATCTCGGGCTGCCGGACGACGACGGCAAGACGTTCATCCGCGAACTGCGCGAATGGTCGACGGTGCCGGTGATCGTGCTGTCGGCGCGGCAGCAGGAGGTGGAGAAGGTCGCGGCGCTCGACGCGGGCGCGGACGACTACCTGCCGAAGCCGTTCGGCGTGCCCGAACTGCTCGCGCGGGCGCGCGCGCAGTTGCGGCGCGCGGCGTTCGTGTCGGCCGACGGGCAATCGTCGTCGATCGTGCGCTTCGGCGACGTGACCGTCGATCTCGGCAAGCACGAGGTCGCCCGCGGCGGCGAACCGGTTCATCTGACGCGCCTCGAATTCCGGCTGCTCGCCGCGCTGATTCGCGCGCGCGGCGGCGTGATCGCCGCACGGCAATTGCTGGCCGAGGTCTGGGGCATCCACGACGCGGAACGCGCGCACTACGTGCGCGTGTACATGACGAACCTGCGGCAGAAGCTCGAGGAGACGCCGGCGACGCCGCGTTACCTGCTCACCGAACTGCAGTTCGGCTACCGGCTGGTCGGTCTGGAGGCCGTCGGTGCCGCGCCGCATGCGGTATAG